The Plantactinospora sp. KBS50 sequence CCGGACGCCAGGCGTCCGGGTCGCCGAGCCGGGCGTCCACCGGGGCGTCGCCGTCGCGGACCGCGTCGACGGTCAGCTCCGCTTCGATCGGCGCGGTCTCGCCCGGGAAGTGCCGGACGGACAGGGCGAGCAGGCGGCAGCCCGCGGAGCAGCCGGGCAGCGCGGCGGTGTACGCGTGCCGGCCGGCGACCAGATCGCCGAGGTCGACCGGTTGGATCCCGGCGCCGCGCTCGACGATCAGCGCGAGGGACATCGGCCGGCCGGGGCCGCGCCGGGTCACCGTCGCGTCCACTGTCACCCGGGGCCGTGCAACAGCAGCACCGGCTCGGCCTCCGAACGCAGCTGTCGGGCGACGGCGGTGGGCACCGCGGCGTCCCCGCCCGGCCAGACGGCGATCCCGGGCAGTCGCCCGGCGTCCACGCCGACCGAGATCGTCCGGGCCTGGCCGTAGAACTGGAACCGGCGTACCACCGCCATCGCCTGCCGGCCGCCCGGGTCGGCGGCCCGCACGGCGGCCAGCAGGGTGGCCGGGTCCGGGGCGTTCACCTGGTACACCCGGCGGGCTCCGAGATCGGCGCGGGCCGCCGTCTCCCGGTTGCCGGCGGCGACGTCCCAGCCGGTGGCGGCGAAGGCGAGCAGCGCCACCGCGACGGTGAGCAGCGCGACGACGCGGGCATGGGCCGGCCGCCGGGAGAGCTGGGCGGCCGCCAGCAGCGCCGCGAGCTGGCCGCGCCGCGCCGCGCGCCGGCCGCGCGCCCGGGCCCGCCAGCCGAGCAGCCGCCCGGCGAGCAGGCCGGCGACCAGCGCGACCAGGGCCGGCGCCGCGTACGCGATGGGTGTGCTGCGGTCCTGGCCGGCGAGCACCTGATACAGGGCCGCGAGGGCCAGCGCGCCGGCCGCGGCCTCGACCGCCGCGACCCGGCGCCGGGACCGCGACGGCACCCGGCGCAGCAGGGCCAGCACGTCGGCCCGCAGCGTGCGCCGGCCGGCCAGGGCGATCGCCGCCGCGGCGCCGAGCAACGCGGCGGCGCCGGCCAGCAGCACCCGGGTGGTCAGCTCGGCGTGCGCGGTGTCCGCGAGGAACGCGCGGGCGGCCAGTTCGGTGGCGGCCATCCCCAACCCGAGCCCGACCGGGGTCGCCAGCAGCACCAGCAGCAGCGGCTCCCCGACGCCGAACCCGGCGAGCTGGGCCGGGCGCAGCCCGCGCAGCCGGCCGAGGGCGATCTCCGGCGCCCGTTCCTCGGTGACCGCCGCGGCCACCACGAACAGCACGAACAGGCAGAGCAGGACCAGCGGCAGGGCGACCAGCGGCACGGACCGGGCGATGGCCCGGTGCTGGCGTTCGGTCTCGGTCAGGAAGTTCGGCAGGCCGGACTCGATGGACAGGTTCGCGCGGCCGGCGTACGCGTCGAGGGCCGCGAGATCCGCGCGCAGCCCGGGGATGTCGTCGACCCGCACCTGCGCGACGCGCAGCGGGTACTCGACCGACACCGTGGGCGGCCAGGCCCGGCCGTACAGCCCGTCGGTGACCGCCACGAACGCCGTGTCCAGGCTGTAGGTGTCGGTCTTGTCGTTGTACCCCATGCCGAAGTACAGCCCGCGGCCCCAGTACGGATCCTGGATGGTGGCGGTCGGGTCGTAGATGCCGGTGACCGTGACCGGGGTGGCCGGATCCGGTTCC is a genomic window containing:
- a CDS encoding FtsX-like permease family protein, translated to MPSWWVAVRGIAYRPGRSLVVALLVAVTAATAVAIPAYTRAAQQSVLTDVLTAQPAALAGVVSETRAADDRAALAASQDALAGSPVLADRLAPPQAAVELEMVVPGRNALTQLPMVWRGDACAHLRLVAGACPARPGEVVVADRSATFLGAGVGQRIPVQERIPTGAVAQREPDPATPVTVTGIYDPTATIQDPYWGRGLYFGMGYNDKTDTYSLDTAFVAVTDGLYGRAWPPTVSVEYPLRVAQVRVDDIPGLRADLAALDAYAGRANLSIESGLPNFLTETERQHRAIARSVPLVALPLVLLCLFVLFVVAAAVTEERAPEIALGRLRGLRPAQLAGFGVGEPLLLVLLATPVGLGLGMAATELAARAFLADTAHAELTTRVLLAGAAALLGAAAAIALAGRRTLRADVLALLRRVPSRSRRRVAAVEAAAGALALAALYQVLAGQDRSTPIAYAAPALVALVAGLLAGRLLGWRARARGRRAARRGQLAALLAAAQLSRRPAHARVVALLTVAVALLAFAATGWDVAAGNRETAARADLGARRVYQVNAPDPATLLAAVRAADPGGRQAMAVVRRFQFYGQARTISVGVDAGRLPGIAVWPGGDAAVPTAVARQLRSEAEPVLLLHGPG